In one Pseudomonas sp. SCA2728.1_7 genomic region, the following are encoded:
- a CDS encoding transglycosylase domain-containing protein, giving the protein MGALWQTDSSKAVVPTERVDEAPVPEKPRRNRHGWKAFWLLLLIIAIVVGLAASKEMRTSRFQSRELSQYAASLTYHLEPGPSEAIRYPGNGPFDLRLGYSSLDEFLPRLLKRNYVVTEQTRFSPALLSYTDKGLFVPYSEKIQAGLSITDCRAAPLYKYNYPQQLYASFAAIPPVVVSSLLFIENRFLLDPKQPLANPAVDWPRFGMAAWSQVAKLLRLPGQSAGGSTLATQLEKYRHSPEGLTVSGAEKLRQMMSASVRAYQPGPQTLGARQNIVRDYLNSVPLSAVPGHGEVHGMAEGLRVWYGSDFNQANAQLNSPATDPKTMAAKGLALREMLSLMIAQRRPSYYLTKGREELADLTDSHLRLLKQNAVIDGALADAALASKVSYRDWQTQPTMQPIETNKGISAARSRLASMLNRPLYDLDRLDLSATSTLQGELQTQATAYLKKLADPAYAAEIGLLGERLLTPTSTTQVRYSFTLFELTPDGSRVRVQTDSTDQPFDINEGSKLELGSTAKMRVLTTYLQIIAELHDKYGAMSVPELKKVEVPDQDRLSQWVIDYLIQNKDHDLSKLLGAALDRKYSASPGEAFFTGGGLHTFHNFRKEDNGRLPTLRDALRESINLPFIRLMRDLVRYTTYSGPNNSAELLKDDRDPRRQEYLASFADREGTSFQLKFWKKYKNKDTQARLDTFLDSMRPTPIRMAAVHRYLLPDASQADFNTFVRSHLKGAKLNEKLTDDRLIRLYDSYGPGSYDLPDQGFIAKVHPLDLWMIGYLLHHPDATFSEIVKASHFERQEVYSWLFKSKHKGARDSRIRTMLEIEAFLDIHQRWQKVGYPFDHLVPSLATAIGSSGDRPAALAELIGTILNDGVRMPTLRIDSLHFAADTPYETQLVNDPHVGKRVMPSEVATAMREALSQVVDAGTAKRVSGSFKLADGSPLAMGGKTGTGDNRIEAIGSGGRILSSKSINRTATFVFYIGDHHFGTLTAFVPGRSAENFKFTSALPVQVLKGMAPILTPYLQPGSDSQCKPTQTASIAMVEAPRPTAR; this is encoded by the coding sequence ATGGGCGCTTTGTGGCAAACCGATTCGAGTAAAGCCGTGGTTCCGACTGAACGAGTGGATGAAGCGCCTGTCCCTGAAAAACCCCGCCGCAATCGGCACGGGTGGAAGGCTTTCTGGTTGTTGCTGTTGATTATCGCGATCGTGGTAGGGCTGGCCGCATCCAAGGAAATGCGCACTTCGCGCTTTCAGTCGCGCGAGCTCAGCCAATACGCCGCATCGCTGACTTACCATCTCGAACCCGGCCCCAGCGAAGCGATTCGCTATCCGGGCAACGGGCCGTTCGATCTGCGCCTGGGTTACAGCTCTCTCGATGAGTTCCTGCCGCGTCTGCTCAAACGTAACTATGTCGTCACCGAGCAGACGCGGTTTTCCCCGGCGCTGCTCAGCTACACCGACAAAGGCCTGTTCGTGCCGTATTCGGAAAAGATCCAGGCCGGGCTGTCGATCACCGATTGCCGGGCTGCGCCGCTGTATAAGTACAACTATCCGCAACAGCTGTACGCAAGCTTCGCGGCGATCCCGCCCGTGGTAGTCAGCAGCCTGTTGTTTATCGAAAACCGTTTTCTGCTCGACCCGAAACAACCGCTGGCCAATCCGGCAGTGGATTGGCCGCGCTTCGGCATGGCGGCGTGGTCGCAAGTCGCCAAATTGCTGCGTCTGCCGGGACAATCGGCAGGCGGCAGTACGCTGGCGACGCAATTGGAAAAGTACCGGCATTCACCGGAAGGCCTGACGGTGTCCGGTGCCGAGAAACTGCGGCAGATGATGTCCGCCAGCGTGCGCGCCTATCAGCCCGGCCCGCAAACCCTGGGCGCGCGGCAGAATATCGTGCGCGATTATCTCAACAGCGTGCCGCTGTCGGCGGTGCCGGGGCATGGTGAAGTGCATGGCATGGCGGAAGGTCTGCGCGTCTGGTACGGCAGTGACTTCAACCAGGCCAACGCACAGTTGAACAGCCCGGCCACCGATCCGAAAACCATGGCTGCCAAAGGCCTGGCCCTGCGCGAGATGCTCTCGCTGATGATCGCCCAGCGTCGCCCTTCGTATTATCTGACCAAGGGCCGCGAGGAACTCGCCGACCTTACCGACAGCCATTTGCGTCTGCTCAAACAGAACGCGGTGATCGATGGCGCATTGGCCGATGCCGCTCTCGCGAGCAAGGTCAGCTACCGCGACTGGCAGACCCAGCCGACCATGCAGCCCATCGAAACCAACAAGGGCATCAGCGCCGCCCGCAGTCGTCTGGCGAGCATGCTCAACCGACCGCTGTACGACCTCGATCGTCTCGACCTCTCGGCCACCAGCACCCTGCAGGGCGAGCTGCAAACCCAGGCCACCGCGTACCTGAAGAAACTCGCCGACCCGGCCTATGCCGCCGAAATCGGCCTGCTCGGCGAACGCTTGCTGACGCCGACCAGCACCACGCAAGTGCGCTACAGCTTCACCCTCTTTGAACTGACCCCGGACGGTTCCCGCGTGCGGGTGCAGACCGACAGCACCGATCAGCCGTTCGACATCAACGAAGGCAGCAAGCTTGAACTCGGCTCAACGGCGAAAATGCGCGTGCTGACCACTTACCTGCAAATCATCGCCGAGCTGCACGACAAGTACGGCGCCATGAGCGTGCCGGAGCTCAAGAAAGTCGAAGTCCCCGATCAGGACCGCTTGAGCCAGTGGGTCATCGATTACCTGATCCAGAACAAGGATCACGACCTGTCGAAGCTGCTCGGCGCAGCCCTCGACCGCAAATACTCGGCCAGCCCCGGCGAGGCATTTTTCACCGGCGGCGGTTTGCACACGTTCCACAACTTTCGCAAGGAAGACAACGGCCGCCTACCGACCCTGCGCGATGCCCTGCGCGAGTCGATCAACCTGCCATTCATTCGGCTGATGCGCGATCTGGTGCGTTACACCACCTACTCCGGCCCCAACAACAGTGCCGAATTGCTCAAGGATGATCGCGACCCGCGTCGCCAGGAATACCTCGCCAGTTTCGCCGACCGCGAAGGCACCTCGTTCCAGCTCAAGTTCTGGAAAAAGTACAAAAACAAGGACACCCAAGCGCGTCTGGATACTTTCCTCGACAGCATGCGTCCGACGCCGATCCGCATGGCCGCCGTGCATCGCTACCTGCTGCCCGATGCCAGTCAGGCAGACTTCAACACCTTCGTCCGTTCCCACCTGAAAGGCGCCAAGCTCAACGAAAAACTCACCGATGATCGCCTGATCCGCCTCTACGATTCCTACGGTCCCGGCAGTTACGATTTGCCCGATCAGGGCTTTATCGCCAAGGTGCACCCGCTGGACCTGTGGATGATCGGCTACCTGCTCCACCACCCTGACGCGACCTTCAGCGAGATCGTCAAGGCCAGCCATTTCGAACGTCAGGAAGTCTACAGCTGGCTGTTCAAGAGCAAGCACAAGGGCGCCCGCGACAGCCGTATTCGCACCATGCTCGAGATCGAGGCGTTCCTCGATATTCACCAGCGCTGGCAGAAAGTCGGTTATCCGTTCGATCACCTGGTGCCGTCACTGGCCACCGCGATTGGCAGCTCCGGCGACCGCCCCGCCGCCCTCGCCGAACTGATCGGCACCATCCTCAATGACGGCGTGCGCATGCCGACGCTGCGCATCGACAGTCTGCATTTCGCCGCCGACACGCCGTACGAAACGCAACTGGTCAACGACCCGCATGTCGGCAAACGGGTGATGCCATCCGAGGTCGCCACGGCCATGCGCGAGGCGTTGTCGCAAGTGGTCGATGCCGGTACGGCAAAACGTGTTTCCGGCAGTTTCAAACTGGCTGATGGCAGCCCACTGGCCATGGGTGGCAAAACCGGGACCGGCGACAACCGCATCGAGGCCATCGGTTCGGGCGGACGCATCCTCAGTTCGAAGTCGATCAACCGTACCGCAACCTTCGTGTTCTACATCGGCGATCACCATTTCGGCACCCTCACCGCGTTCGTGCCGGGGCGCTCGGCGGAGAACTTCAAATTCACCTCGGCCCTGCCCGTGCAGGTGCTCAAAGGCATGGCACCGATTCTCACGCCGTATCTGCAACCGGGCAGCGACTCGCAATGCAAGCCAACGCAGACGGCGAGCATCGCAATGGTCGAGGCGCCACGCCCTACAGCGAGGTAA
- a CDS encoding amino acid permease yields MPVGNQLPHGDTAQGGPLKRELGERHIRLMALGACIGVGLFLGSAKAIEMAGPAIMLSYILGGLAILVIMRALGEMAVHNPVAGSFSRYAQDYLGPLAGFLTGWNYWFLWLVTCVAEITAVAVYMGIWFPDVPRWIWALAALISMGSINLIAVKAFGEFEFWFALIKIVTIIAMVIGGVGIIAFGFGNDGVALGISNLWAHGGFMPNGVTGVLMSLQMVMFAYLGVEMIGLTAGEAKNPQKTIPDAIGSVFWRILLFYVGALFVILSIYPWNEIGTQGSPFVMTFERLGIKTAAGIINFVVITAALSSCNGGIFSTGRMLYSLAQNGQAPAGFAKTSNNGVPRRALLLSIGVLLLGVMLNYLVPEKVFVWVTSIATFGAIWTWVMILLAQLKFRKGLSASERAGLKYKMWLYPVSSYFALAFLVLVVGLMAYFPDTRVALYVGPAFLVLLTVLFYVFKLQPTGETQAAARSAS; encoded by the coding sequence ATGCCAGTCGGCAATCAACTGCCTCACGGCGACACCGCTCAGGGCGGTCCGCTCAAACGCGAACTCGGCGAACGGCATATTCGCCTGATGGCGCTCGGCGCCTGTATCGGCGTTGGTCTGTTTCTAGGTTCGGCCAAGGCCATCGAAATGGCCGGCCCGGCGATCATGCTGTCCTACATTTTGGGTGGTCTGGCGATCCTGGTGATCATGCGCGCCCTCGGCGAGATGGCCGTGCACAACCCGGTCGCTGGCTCGTTCAGCCGCTACGCGCAAGACTATCTCGGTCCATTGGCAGGCTTCCTCACTGGCTGGAATTACTGGTTTCTGTGGCTGGTGACCTGCGTCGCGGAAATCACCGCGGTGGCGGTGTACATGGGCATCTGGTTTCCCGATGTGCCGCGCTGGATCTGGGCGCTCGCGGCGCTGATCAGCATGGGCTCGATCAACCTGATCGCGGTGAAGGCCTTCGGCGAATTCGAGTTCTGGTTCGCGCTGATCAAGATCGTCACCATCATCGCCATGGTCATCGGTGGCGTCGGCATCATCGCCTTCGGCTTCGGTAATGACGGTGTGGCGCTGGGGATTTCCAACCTGTGGGCCCACGGCGGCTTCATGCCCAATGGCGTGACCGGCGTGCTGATGTCGCTGCAAATGGTCATGTTCGCCTACCTCGGCGTCGAGATGATCGGCCTGACCGCCGGTGAGGCGAAGAACCCGCAGAAGACCATTCCCGATGCGATCGGCTCGGTGTTCTGGCGGATTCTGCTGTTCTACGTCGGCGCACTGTTCGTGATTCTGTCGATCTACCCGTGGAATGAAATCGGCACGCAGGGCAGTCCGTTCGTGATGACCTTTGAGCGTCTGGGCATCAAGACCGCCGCCGGCATCATCAACTTCGTGGTGATTACCGCAGCCTTGTCGTCGTGCAACGGCGGCATCTTCAGCACCGGGCGCATGCTCTACAGCCTGGCGCAAAATGGCCAGGCCCCGGCCGGTTTTGCCAAGACGTCGAATAACGGTGTGCCACGTCGTGCGCTGTTGCTGTCGATCGGGGTGTTGCTGTTGGGCGTCATGCTCAACTATCTGGTGCCGGAGAAAGTCTTCGTCTGGGTGACCTCGATTGCCACCTTCGGCGCGATCTGGACCTGGGTGATGATCCTGCTGGCGCAGCTGAAATTCCGCAAAGGCCTGAGCGCCAGCGAACGTGCCGGCCTCAAGTACAAGATGTGGCTGTACCCGGTGAGCTCGTACTTTGCGCTGGCATTCCTGGTGCTGGTGGTCGGCCTGATGGCGTACTTCCCGGACACGCGCGTGGCGCTGTATGTGGGCCCGGCGTTCCTGGTGCTGCTGACCGTGTTGTTCTATGTGTTCAAGTTGCAACCGACCGGCGAAACGCAGGCTGCTGCGCGTTCGGCTTCTTGA
- a CDS encoding glucosyltransferase domain-containing protein, whose product MRISDFVVRELGRRQVLLFFLLASGLYVLPLILADFSYIDDNWRALAAGNAWADYGRLFADWLYQALTFTGAAPDIFPLPLLLATVAMSLTLTRLTFHYFAEPTLASCLVPLPLWYNPFLLQNLSYQYDGPSMALSLVAMICAITFHGSTRVQRWLVPAVLIALGVGLYQISINVFLGLCCVELLRVLHRRVSWPEIWHLLGGKLAQLGLGVAIYSVTAYPFMAASRQAQLLDRAGHPLLQVITNLGRVLEKTALLFHGGYLWVFVALMLCALLGLARLGRPERRASVALISLAALAVLVLLVPGITLLFRDFNEGARTLMGFGVLLVFLFFLARLALAPYHRLLPLLLMIPLLATLSLSFAYGRVLNMQKTFATAALYSLGHDIAAHRELREAKRIYLSINYSERWLASAEGSFRQLPVLRYLLNIDYYVLAENLPSVGITNVVAERERRNATHVGYLGYPALVESLYYRIYLLGDYGFIVMREPPHGRLLQW is encoded by the coding sequence ATGAGGATCAGCGATTTTGTCGTTCGTGAACTCGGCCGGCGCCAGGTCCTGTTGTTCTTTCTGCTGGCGAGCGGGTTGTATGTTCTGCCGTTGATCCTCGCCGACTTTTCCTACATTGACGACAACTGGCGGGCACTGGCCGCCGGTAATGCCTGGGCCGACTACGGACGCTTGTTTGCCGACTGGCTGTATCAGGCGTTGACGTTCACCGGCGCTGCGCCGGATATCTTCCCCTTGCCGTTGCTGCTCGCCACTGTGGCGATGAGTCTGACGCTGACCCGACTGACCTTTCACTACTTTGCCGAGCCGACGCTGGCCAGTTGTCTGGTGCCATTGCCGCTCTGGTACAACCCTTTTCTGCTGCAGAATTTATCCTATCAGTACGACGGACCGAGTATGGCCTTGAGTCTGGTGGCGATGATCTGCGCGATCACCTTTCACGGTTCGACGCGGGTGCAACGCTGGTTGGTGCCGGCGGTATTGATTGCACTGGGCGTCGGGTTGTATCAGATCAGCATCAACGTCTTTCTTGGCTTGTGTTGTGTGGAGTTGCTCAGGGTTTTGCACCGCCGAGTTTCGTGGCCGGAGATCTGGCACTTGCTCGGCGGCAAGCTTGCGCAACTCGGTCTTGGCGTCGCGATCTATAGCGTCACCGCGTATCCGTTCATGGCGGCTTCGCGGCAAGCGCAGCTGCTCGACAGGGCAGGGCATCCATTACTGCAAGTCATCACCAACCTGGGTCGCGTGCTGGAAAAAACCGCGCTGTTGTTTCACGGCGGATATCTTTGGGTGTTTGTCGCTCTGATGCTTTGCGCGCTCTTGGGGCTGGCACGTCTTGGTCGTCCGGAACGGCGCGCAAGCGTTGCGCTGATCAGTCTGGCGGCACTGGCCGTGCTGGTGCTACTGGTGCCAGGCATCACGCTGCTGTTTCGCGACTTCAACGAGGGCGCGCGCACGTTGATGGGGTTCGGCGTGCTCCTGGTGTTTCTGTTCTTTCTCGCCCGACTGGCGTTGGCGCCCTATCACCGCTTGTTGCCTTTGCTGTTGATGATCCCGCTATTGGCGACGTTGTCGCTGTCGTTTGCCTACGGCCGCGTGTTGAACATGCAGAAAACCTTCGCCACCGCAGCCCTGTACAGCCTCGGTCACGACATCGCCGCTCATCGCGAGCTACGGGAAGCCAAGCGTATTTACCTGTCGATCAATTATTCCGAGCGCTGGCTGGCCAGTGCCGAGGGATCGTTCCGACAGCTGCCGGTTTTGCGTTATCTGCTGAATATCGATTACTACGTGCTTGCGGAAAACCTGCCCTCGGTGGGCATCACCAATGTGGTGGCCGAACGTGAGCGACGCAACGCCACCCACGTCGGGTATCTGGGTTATCCCGCGCTGGTGGAGAGTCTGTACTACCGCATTTATCTTCTCGGCGATTACGGTTTTATCGTCATGAGGGAGCCGCCGCACGGGCGGTTGTTGCAGTGGTGA
- a CDS encoding GtrA family protein, whose protein sequence is MKGFSATSVIGVADALIHWQIFFVLCNAVGLDQAASNFAAFCVAAAFSFYLNVLYLFERETSVFFYLMFIGLMGSVSFGVGGLADVWRLPGLVTVASFSLLNIVSGYCFFRFVLFRGRRT, encoded by the coding sequence ATGAAAGGATTTTCTGCAACCAGCGTGATCGGAGTGGCCGATGCGCTCATCCACTGGCAGATATTTTTCGTGCTCTGCAATGCGGTCGGCCTGGACCAGGCTGCCAGCAACTTTGCAGCGTTCTGTGTGGCCGCAGCGTTCTCGTTCTACTTGAACGTGCTTTACCTCTTCGAGAGAGAAACGTCGGTGTTCTTCTACCTGATGTTCATCGGCCTGATGGGCAGCGTGAGCTTTGGCGTAGGGGGCCTCGCGGATGTCTGGCGTTTGCCCGGACTGGTGACGGTGGCATCGTTTTCGCTGCTGAATATTGTGTCGGGGTACTGCTTCTTTCGCTTTGTGCTGTTTCGGGGGCGGCGGACATGA
- a CDS encoding UbiA family prenyltransferase, with the protein MNIPLPESPPPSASCDAARPFVVDLDGTLIKSDLLFECAMSFVRNKPLQCLKLLAWLGRGKAYLKDRLAHATDIDVATLPYDADVLWMIKAQRNTGRKIVLATASHHALAARIAEHLMVFDDVIGTTLEQNLSGANKRDVLVTLYGEGGFDYVGNSLDDLPVWRSARQTYIVNPLPGVERATRQLGNVVQVVRSDVTYFRGLYKALRIHQWMKNALIFVPLIAAHQLANPLLVGRGVLAFVLFGLCASGVYLLNDLLDLSDDRKHPTKRHRPFASGSLSIQSGLAVFPLLLLMSFTGAWLWLPRQFLAVLACYYVLTLVYSLVLKRLMALDVIALALLYTLRIIAGGAVFELELTGWMLAFSMFMFLSLALVKRYAELLMALHSGITGKTGGRDYFPADLAMLSSLGAASGYLAVMVLALYIHDSATTALYAHPRWIWLACPVMLLWITRIWLLTHRGRMNQDPVVFALRDRWSLAMGTVFCLIFWVAA; encoded by the coding sequence ATGAACATCCCTCTGCCTGAGTCCCCGCCGCCGTCAGCGTCTTGCGATGCTGCAAGGCCGTTTGTGGTCGATCTGGACGGAACCCTGATCAAATCTGATTTGCTGTTCGAATGTGCCATGTCCTTTGTTCGCAACAAGCCGTTGCAGTGCCTGAAACTTCTGGCCTGGCTCGGGCGCGGCAAAGCGTATTTGAAAGATCGATTGGCCCACGCGACGGACATCGACGTCGCCACGTTGCCCTACGATGCTGACGTGCTCTGGATGATCAAGGCGCAGCGCAACACCGGTCGGAAAATTGTACTGGCCACGGCCAGCCATCACGCATTGGCAGCACGTATTGCCGAGCATCTGATGGTGTTTGATGACGTCATAGGGACGACCCTCGAGCAGAACCTTTCGGGAGCAAACAAGCGTGATGTGCTGGTGACGTTATATGGTGAAGGCGGTTTCGATTACGTCGGTAACTCGCTGGACGACTTGCCGGTTTGGCGATCGGCCAGGCAAACCTATATCGTCAATCCATTACCGGGTGTCGAACGTGCCACCCGGCAATTGGGCAACGTTGTCCAGGTGGTTCGCTCTGACGTCACGTATTTCAGGGGGTTATACAAAGCGCTGCGTATTCATCAGTGGATGAAGAATGCGCTGATTTTTGTCCCTCTTATTGCTGCGCATCAACTGGCCAACCCGTTGCTGGTGGGGCGCGGTGTGCTGGCATTCGTGCTGTTCGGCTTGTGTGCATCAGGCGTCTACCTTCTGAATGACCTGCTCGACCTTTCCGATGATCGCAAACACCCGACCAAACGCCATCGACCCTTCGCCAGCGGATCCCTGTCGATCCAGTCCGGGCTGGCGGTTTTTCCTCTGTTGCTGTTGATGTCCTTCACGGGCGCCTGGTTGTGGCTGCCTCGTCAATTCCTCGCCGTGCTCGCCTGTTATTACGTGCTGACGCTGGTGTATTCGCTAGTGTTGAAGCGGCTGATGGCACTCGACGTGATTGCTCTGGCGCTGCTCTACACCTTGCGCATCATCGCTGGTGGCGCCGTTTTCGAACTCGAGTTGACGGGCTGGATGCTGGCCTTCTCCATGTTCATGTTTTTGAGCCTGGCTCTGGTCAAGCGCTATGCCGAATTGTTGATGGCGCTGCACAGCGGCATTACCGGAAAAACCGGCGGCCGGGATTACTTTCCCGCTGATCTGGCGATGCTCTCCTCTTTGGGCGCTGCATCCGGTTATCTCGCGGTCATGGTGCTGGCGCTATACATCCATGACAGCGCAACCACCGCGCTGTACGCGCACCCTCGGTGGATCTGGCTGGCGTGCCCGGTGATGTTGCTGTGGATCACCCGGATCTGGCTGCTGACCCATCGCGGCCGAATGAATCAGGATCCGGTGGTCTTCGCACTGCGTGATCGCTGGAGTCTGGCGATGGGGACGGTGTTCTGCCTGATTTTCTGGGTGGCGGCATGA
- a CDS encoding FAD-binding oxidoreductase gives MKVSFASWGNYPHAPQNGHPCQWQADVGPQWQRLIEAHGTTLPFGNGRSYGDSCLAVSDHVLHLRPLNRFIETDWENGEICAEAGVTLGEILQLAIPRGWFLQVTPGTRHVTLGGAVANDVHGKNHHRCGTFAGSLVCFGLHRSVQAPMLCSPTINPQWFAATIGGLGLTGVITWVRIRLRRIQSSLIDSTRVRFDCLDDFFALSADMDARYEYSAAWIDCLAKNSARGRGCFTAGDHCTSGPLEVVAPHSLPVPMRSPVSLINPFTLKLFNRHYWQQQPQPPTRHYRTVAYSPFFYPLDRIENWNRLYGRRGFQQFQCVLPAPMAAAALAELLKSIARSGSGSFLAVLKRCGDIASPGWLSFPMPGTSLALDFPQSSELTKTLLPRLDAIVREAGGRLYPAKDAHMSGSDFRQAYPAWEQLEAMRDPALISRFWQRVIR, from the coding sequence ATGAAGGTCTCATTTGCCTCTTGGGGAAACTATCCTCATGCCCCTCAGAACGGTCATCCCTGCCAGTGGCAAGCCGATGTGGGGCCGCAGTGGCAGCGGTTGATCGAGGCCCACGGCACAACGTTGCCTTTCGGCAATGGCCGCAGCTATGGCGATAGCTGTCTGGCGGTCAGCGATCATGTGTTGCACCTACGCCCCCTGAATCGCTTTATCGAAACCGACTGGGAAAACGGTGAGATCTGCGCTGAGGCGGGCGTGACGCTGGGCGAGATTTTGCAACTGGCCATTCCCCGGGGCTGGTTTTTGCAAGTCACGCCCGGAACGCGGCATGTGACGCTGGGCGGGGCCGTGGCCAATGATGTGCATGGCAAGAATCACCACCGTTGCGGCACGTTTGCCGGTTCACTGGTGTGTTTCGGTCTGCACCGCTCCGTACAAGCACCGATGCTCTGTTCGCCGACGATAAATCCACAGTGGTTTGCTGCCACCATCGGCGGGCTGGGCCTGACGGGCGTGATCACCTGGGTGCGCATCCGTCTGCGCAGGATTCAGTCCAGCTTGATCGACAGTACTCGGGTGCGTTTTGACTGTCTGGATGACTTCTTTGCCCTGTCGGCGGACATGGATGCGCGGTATGAATACAGCGCCGCGTGGATCGATTGCCTGGCCAAGAACAGCGCCCGTGGGCGCGGATGCTTTACGGCTGGTGATCATTGCACATCGGGGCCGCTTGAGGTCGTGGCGCCACATTCGTTGCCTGTACCGATGCGTTCTCCGGTATCGCTAATCAATCCGTTCACCTTGAAACTGTTCAACCGTCATTACTGGCAACAGCAACCGCAACCGCCGACCCGACACTATCGAACGGTTGCCTACAGCCCGTTTTTCTATCCGCTGGATCGTATCGAGAACTGGAATCGTCTCTACGGACGCAGAGGTTTCCAGCAGTTTCAGTGCGTTTTGCCGGCACCGATGGCGGCAGCGGCACTTGCCGAATTACTCAAGTCGATTGCGCGTAGCGGTAGCGGCTCCTTCCTCGCGGTGCTCAAGCGTTGCGGCGATATTGCGTCGCCAGGATGGCTTTCCTTTCCCATGCCGGGTACTTCATTGGCGCTGGATTTTCCGCAGAGCAGTGAGCTGACGAAAACGCTTCTGCCGCGTCTCGATGCCATAGTCCGGGAAGCGGGGGGGCGCTTGTATCCGGCCAAGGACGCGCACATGAGTGGCAGTGATTTTCGCCAGGCCTATCCCGCCTGGGAGCAGCTGGAAGCGATGCGCGACCCGGCCCTGATCTCTCGTTTTTGGCAGCGAGTCATTCGATGA